Part of the Xiphophorus maculatus strain JP 163 A chromosome 3, X_maculatus-5.0-male, whole genome shotgun sequence genome, CCCCGTTTCTTATCGGAAATCCCGTTGGGACGCAGGAGCGCATCAGAAGTGAATGAAtgtaaattcattaaaaaacaggagtttctgtttcaaagaaaagcaaaaaaacggGCCGAGGTTTTTCTGACTTAACCCAAGTATGCATATTAAAAACTGTTAACgtatttttaaccaaaatacgctttaacatttgtttctgaaaacagacaaaaaaacactaatcatttgtatttttatttatttatttttatttaaaaaaaaaaccaaacaaacaaaaaaacgtctTCTGTCTGCAGAATTGCAATTTACTCCTGAAAGTGAGTGTGTCACAAATTTCGTGAACCGTGATCGCGTTTTCAATCATGGTTGCAGCTCAAATCTGTGCATCCCATTTCGGGTTTGTCATATGATTTACAAGAAATTGGCTGGGATGTCCTGAAGCAAATGAATACTTGAAAAACTACACAATCTGAAAAAAGATCGATCATATGATTTTATCTGAGCTGTTTGACTGGACTTTTAATATAACCATTTAGTAAATTTTTACTAACTTTTATAATAAGTCATATGAAGTTCTATAACCTCTTTAAGGATTAACGTCGTactggaaaataaagaaaaaaaggaaaacgtCATTTGTTTTATAGTTTCTGCTCTCAGAGAAATGCAAGTTTCAGTTTCCATTTGGCATCACTAATGACATCTTAATTTACGACTATTTTACTGATGTCTAACAACTGGAAACGTGCAGGCCTTTCATGTCACTTTGTCTGTTCTTAACTGACTTTAACTTTaatgtctctgtgtctccgttAACAGTGGACACTCCAGTGGATCCCCTGAAGAAGTTTGAGCACAATCATTGACTCTAGAGGTAAAACGCGTCCCCTAAGAGCGCAGTCTTCACTGGAAATCCAAggcagaaaccaaagctgcgaAGCATCCTCACTGAGAGGGAGACGACAGGCGCAGTCATGCTGGGCGGTGAGGGAGAAAGCAGCGGGTACTCATCTGCAAAAGACGCGGCGGACGAGAAGCGTGCCTCTCCCGCCGTGGATGGAGATGAGCCGGCGGGCAACAGGTATCCGGAACACGGCATGCCCTCCGATCGCTTCTACATCCCATCCACGATTACCAAGCACAGCCCAGAAACAGCGAACCCTTGCTCCTTTATCCCCTACACCCCCAGCGGGGCCGTGTACCCCTCGTCCGGCGCAGCCAGGTATTCGTCGACTCTCCACCTGGGATCCGTGTTGCCAACGGCGGGGTATTCCTCCTCGGCCGCCGGGCGCAGCCACTTCAGCGCCTCCTATCAACACGGGCAGAACCTCGGCTGCATTTACAATCCATACACCGCTTCGGGTTCCGCTCTGAGCAGCGTCGCCCTGCCGGGCACCGGGCCCGGGATGAGGGCCCAGGTTTACCTTTGCAATAGGCCGCTTTGGGTCAAGTTTCACCGGCACCAGACCGAGATGATTATCACCAAGCAGGGCAGGTTAGATGGCAGGGGTGAAACTcaaataagtacatttttaagaaaaaactttaCAGTGAGAATTACCTTGCTTCTGAACGATGGTTTGTGTTTCCAGGCGAATGTTTCCCTTTCTCAGTTTTAACATCGCTGGTTTGAATGTGACAGCGCATTATAACGTGTTTGTGGAGGTGGTGCTGGCAGATCCAAACCACTGGAGATTCCAGGGAGGCAAATGGGTCACATGTGGGAAGGCGGACAACAACAACCAAGGTGAACCAGgctggggaaaaataaaaaaaaataaaaaataaaactttttaaattttccttaTATATTTCGGCTCCTCgattaaagcaaacaaataaggaaaacataaatacaatgcgaattaaacatttttaaagcattcaTTCCTGCTTGTTCTATACACATGTTGTAAATATTATCAGGAAACAAAGTCTACATCCACCCTGAGTCACCTAACACCGGGGCCCACTGGATGAGACAGGAGATCTCCTTCAGCAAATTAAAACTCACCAATAACAAGGGAACCAACCACAACACGTCGCAGGTAATAATGCGCCGTAAAAAAACGCAAATGCAAAAGTTTACCAGACATATTGACATATAATTATGACAATGTGTCTAAATAATTCACACGAAATCATCCTACACggaatctttgttttaaatgttcaaagtgtataacttgtttttgttattcatcgacaaaaatgatttaaatagaaaacaatgtGTTATTAATAGGAAAATTGACGATAGTTAGAGTTTAACATTTGTTCTTGTGCAGATTTTGGGCAAACACAAAAGCAATATCCAATTAAAGTCATCAAATTATTACAGCTAATAAATTCATGGGTCTTGGTAGCAAATGAACAGTACTTTCAAAAATCGATTCGCtcgtttttatgtgttttaatttgcatttttgttccaCAAACAGATGATTGTGCTCCAATCGCTTCACAAATACCAGCCCCGGCTGCACATTGTGGAAGTGACGGAAGATGGAGTGGAGGACAACGGTGACGTAAAGACCCAGTGTTTCACTTTTCCAGAAAACCAGTTCATAGCAGTCACTGCCTACCAGAACACTGATGTGAGTATATGAACACAAGCCATTTTATTATTCCACTGGACTATTCTCACTTTCACTTGGTAAAGAGGGAATACAGTATGacttatttaataatttagcaatttaggatttttgtttcattggaCTTTGTGAGTGTGTAATTTATTATTCTAAGGCAAAACCAAACTAAGTGCTTAGATTTAATTATATACATATTTGCAGAGCAAAATGTCTAATCCTtactatttaaaatgttcaatttaaagattttagtgattagattttcttttcagaactAGAAAACAGCTTTTCGACTGAACAATGACTGAGAAGGAAATATTGTGTCCCCCCTCAAATTATCTATGTTCCTCTGAAAGAACCAACTGGAGAGAAAGATACAGTTTGTTAGATAATTTCTTCTCTGAACTCTAGAAAACACAACtgaatttctgtaaataaaaataaaaaaaccccttAAACCTAGACACTCTATCCTAAGGGCTTTCAATATTTAAACTATGCAAAGATACATAGTTTGTAAAGTCAGTCAGTGTGATATTTGCCCGATGTTTTGCTGCAGTTGCAAACAATATAATTTTAGATGTAATGATGAATAACATTTGAACATAAAGGCTGTTGTTGTTGGAATGTCCCTGCTTCGATTCTGTTGAGGGTCCCATACTTTCCTAACTCTAACCATTGTGGGTATATGTTTGACATTTATGTTgaccaaaaaatataaagaggatatgatctttgtttttattctgaattcCTGCATCTaattcttttgcttttcttctctttagATCACACAGTTGAAAATTGATCACAATCCTTTTGCCAAAGGTTTTAGAGATAACTATGATTCgtgagtatttttttaaatttattttttacatcgCATTCATGTCACATAATTGCATCTGGCAACACATATCGTATGCATTCTTCCCCCTCCcttccctcacacacacatgcacacgcccacacacacacgcacacacacacacacacacacacacacacacacacacacacacacacacacacacacacacacacacacacacacacacacacacacacacacacacacacacacacacacattatatTTAATTCATCATTATTTGTTTCCAGAATGTACACAGCTCCAGAGAATGACCGCCTCACCCCTTCTCCGACTGACTCTCCCCGTGCCCACCAGATTGTGCCTGGCACCCGGTACACCATGCAGCCCCTCTTCCAGGACCAGTTCGTCAACAACCTCCCCCAGAACCGCTTCTACAACTGTGAGAGAGCGGTGCCGCAGACCAGCAGCCTCCTCTCACCTCAGACAGAAGACGGAGCGTCGCAGAGGTGGTTTGTCACCTCTATGCAGCAGGGGGGGAACAGCAGCGCCTCCAGTAGCAAGCTCGACTTGACGCCGTATGAGGGGGAGTACTCGAGCTCCCTCCTTCCTTATGGCATCAAATCGCTGTCCATGCAGACCACCCATGCTCTCAGCTACTACCCAGACTCTCCTTTCACCACAATGTCAGCAGGGTGGGGGTCCAGAGCAGGCTACCAAACCTACCAAAGAAAAGTCCCTCCAAGTCTGCCATGGTCACCCCGGCCCAGCCCTACTGCCGGTTTCCCAGAAGAGTCGGTAAAGGTTAAACCGCAGGTGCAAGATGAGGTGACTGGTAGTGAAGCTCTGATCAGCTCCTGGACAGAGACTCAGTCATCAGCTCTCTCTCCAAGCAAGGCTGACTCATTTTCCATCGCATGCAAGCGAAGGCGTTTGTCTCTTAACGGTCCAAGCTCAGAAGACTCACCTGCAAACGGCAAGTGTGAAGAGTTGGCCGCTGCTACCATCAGTAGCCCCTACAGTAAAGAGCCCCCACCAACAAAAAGCATGTCTTACTATCCTTTTTACACAAACCCCtaatttcatatttcttttcctgtcaaactttaaaaacaaggGGCCTCATTTTGCTTGGTTTTCATCTGCCACAGTAATAAGGAgttaacattttgcttttttttgtttgttttgttttgttgatctTGTTTtggctgaaatatttaatttcctttgtcGTTTAAGTAAAATGATCAAGCACATGTAGGACAATTTACCAGACTACACGAATAAGCTTTACCATCCAGAAATGAGGTCATTCAATCTTTTAGTGGCCTGAATTGTTCCTggactaaatattttcaaatgccCCAACAAAGTTTGTGCATTTGGAATTTTGTACTAAAGCATGTGATTAATGTaaccattttcttaaaaaaaaagagaagagagaaagaaatgtacTGCTTATTCGTTGCAGACATTACAGCATCAACCTTTGCAGTCAGATTATGtgttttcagattatttattgAAGGTCTGTTTATATGAAATGTGTGCACTGCTAAAATGTGAGAATATTATGCTATATATTGCTTCAAAATTCGGATATTTGATAATAAAAGGCATTTGTGTTCTGTTGTGCATTAAACTTGTGTATAGGAGAGCTGTTTAAATCCGAGTTTATTTTCATGCTCTATCAAGGGTTAATGTGCGCATTTCGCATTTCTATTTAAGCGTGAATGAAGCTCATAAATTTACAGGTATATGACGCCCCCGAGGCATCGCGATTGGTCATCTGCACTTCATCACACGAAACGGGGTTGATAGTCTTGTGGACTGCGTCGCACTCTAGTGGCGTAATTTTGTCATTACACAGGCCGCCACGTTACATTTTCATTCCTAAACCAAAAATGTCTGCCATGATATTGTGAATCTCCtctaaattgaaaaaaaaaaaaacaaacagtgaatatcctctagattaaaaaaaaagtctgaatatgTAGACTTCACCCTACATATTCAGTATGTcggactttttattttttatttatttatttatttatttatttatttatttatgatcaACAACACCATTGCTGATTGTGTGCTGCAGTCATAACAGACTGAGATGCTGAACAGAGATTCATTATGATTATAGTTTTGTTAAATCTCACCACAATGATCTTTGGTGTAAAGCCAGAGATTATGATTTGGCTCTTTATTCAGTAGTGTTGAGGGTTGATAAACATATGAAGTGATACAGTTAGCACAGATATATCTAgataaataacaattttatgGAAGATTGAACTTATTTCGGTAATTCAGTTCAATAAGTGAAATATGACATATTTACTGCACACAAAGTGATACATTTCAAGCACTATACTTTTGTTAATTCTGATGATAGATCCCACctagcaaaaaataataataacaaataaaatattcctaaaacaaattcattttctGACAGCTGTAACAGGTGTGGGTAAGTCATAAATTGTTATTGTTAAAGAAGTGGGCTGCTCACATTGTGTTGCATCCAAgcatgtctttggaaagttgagtggaaggaaaaacggGGTTGATAAAGGTACGTAACCAACAGTGGTTTCTAAGACCAGAGTTGATAGTGAAGCAAACTCATTTCACAGTTTAGAGCAGCGTCTCAAGGCATGAGCTTCATGTTATATCCACTGACATTTTCCttaataaaatgacatcatccacactgcttcttctgctgtttCAAAGTTATAGACATGTACGTAGTTTGGCACCACACATAAGCACAGCTATAACAGGATGAAAGGAAAAAGAGCAGTGGAGGCACATTATTTGTGATGGTATATTAACAATGCATTGAAATGTATATTCCATGATTCAGTTCACGGGTCTCCAAAATGCAGCCCAGGGACCATTTGTGGCCCTCGGAACAATTTTGGGCGGCCCTTCATGACAATTCAAGAATGGCTTAAATTTGGTTGGCAAAAGAGTGGATGCagatttaacaaaacatttgcacAGAATTCCTATTAATGTCAGACCTTtcataaaaagacaatttaaaatcttaaaaatgagaaatgtaagGTGCTACACGGATATTCATCAAAGTTTTTGctataaatttaatttcttttaatagcaaaataagacaaaaaacaccTAGTGGTTTTTACTAAAATGCAGACTtggcaaaataaagcaagaatgAAGCATATCCGGTTCTTATTGCtgaaaagacacacacacacacaaaaaaaaatctacaaaagaaGATCTACCTGAAAAATCTAGGAATATAGTTAAGTGATTTTTGTGCAATCTTGCAAACCTGCAAGAACCTTTTTACGTTTGAAATCTGCAGTGATTTACAGATCCCTTGCCTACAGAACTCTAACtgctttgcttattttattaaaatattgtgtgcttagtttattgttgacaaggaaaaagaaaaaaaagtatatatatatatatatatatatatatatatatacaacaaTCCCGTGTCCTAATGTGCTTGAGTCTTATCCATGGAACCgaaatgacattaaatatttatataaaagtcAGCTGTAACTGTCTTGGAGGTATAACTTTTCAAATACATCCTCTCTGTGCCTGTTTCCGGGTTATCCTGAAACCTGGCAACCCGATGGTCAGCCAGTAAAATGAACGGGGATTTGGCAAT contains:
- the eomes gene encoding eomesodermin homolog; protein product: MLGGEGESSGYSSAKDAADEKRASPAVDGDEPAGNRYPEHGMPSDRFYIPSTITKHSPETANPCSFIPYTPSGAVYPSSGAARYSSTLHLGSVLPTAGYSSSAAGRSHFSASYQHGQNLGCIYNPYTASGSALSSVALPGTGPGMRAQVYLCNRPLWVKFHRHQTEMIITKQGRRMFPFLSFNIAGLNVTAHYNVFVEVVLADPNHWRFQGGKWVTCGKADNNNQGNKVYIHPESPNTGAHWMRQEISFSKLKLTNNKGTNHNTSQMIVLQSLHKYQPRLHIVEVTEDGVEDNGDVKTQCFTFPENQFIAVTAYQNTDITQLKIDHNPFAKGFRDNYDSMYTAPENDRLTPSPTDSPRAHQIVPGTRYTMQPLFQDQFVNNLPQNRFYNCERAVPQTSSLLSPQTEDGASQRWFVTSMQQGGNSSASSSKLDLTPYEGEYSSSLLPYGIKSLSMQTTHALSYYPDSPFTTMSAGWGSRAGYQTYQRKVPPSLPWSPRPSPTAGFPEESVKVKPQVQDEVTGSEALISSWTETQSSALSPSKADSFSIACKRRRLSLNGPSSEDSPANGKCEELAAATISSPYSKEPPPTKSMSYYPFYTNP